The genomic interval ATCTGTCGGTGAACCTGCAGAAGAGATGTACGCCATGACCGAAGTGGTTTGCAATATCCTGCCCGCCGACAAGCCTCGTTACTTAATGGGTGTCGGCACTCCGGTAAACCTGCTCGAGAATATAGCTCTGGGGATTGATATGTTTGATTGCGTCATGCCTACACGTAATGGACGAAATGGGATGCTCTTCACGAAAGAAGGTATTATCAACATCAAAAACAAAAAATGGGAGAGCGACTTCTCTCCGATTGATGCAACAAGTGATCTCTTTGCAGACCAGATCTATACGAAAGCCTATCTACGTCACCTGATCCGTTCAAAAGAAATTCTCGGAGCGCAAATTGCTAGCTTACATAATTTGCATTTTTACCTTTGGTTGATGGGTGAAGCTCGCAAACACATTGTTAATGACACCTTTTACGATTGGAAAAAAGAAATGGTTGTTAAACTCGATCAAAAACTATAACAGAAGAACGTCAAAGCGTAATGAAATTAACAATTATCGATAAATACATCATAAAAAAATACCTGGGGACCTTCGTGTTTACGATGGCAATCTTTACGGTTGTGATGGTTATTTTCGATATATCGGAGCGCTTGGATGACTTTCTTGAACACAAGGCTCCCCTCTCGAAGATCGCTTTTGAATACTATGCTGGTTTTATCCCATTTTACCTAAACTTTCTTTCTCCGCTTATCAATTTTATAGCCGTAATTTTCTTTACGGCAAAAATGGCTGATCAGACAGAAATTGTCCCTATTTTAAGCGGGGGAATGAGCTTTAACCGCTTTTTAAAACCCTATATTATATCTGCATCCATCATCTTTCTGGTGACTTTCGTCTTTAATCTATATGTTATTCCGAAAACCAATAAGCTCAAAATTGGCTTCGAGAATGTGTATGTCAAACCTATGGACAGCAATACGAAGACATCAACCCACATGCAGATTGACCCGAATACATTTGTCTACATCAAAAGTTTCGATAATGACCGGAAAATCGGATATGACTTTATACTCGAGGTTTTTGATGGTCAGGAGCTAAAAAGCAAACTCATCGCAGACCGTATTTCCTGGGATTCTGTCAATACAAAATGGAATATCCAAAATTATTCTATCCGGACCATCGACAGTCTCAAAGAGGAAATGATCAAAGGCACTTCGAAGGACACGACGCTTGACATGACTCCAAAGGATTTCGAAGTGTACGATAATATCTTTATCGCGATGGATCTGGATGAGCTGAATGATCGGATAGCAAAGGAAAAACTAAGAGGTACCGGCTATATGACCCAACTCTTACTTGAAAAATACAAACGCTATATTTATCCGTTCTCTGCCTTTATCTTAACTTTGATGGGAGTTGCCCTGTCTTCAAGAAAGGTACGAGGCGGAATAGGGCTTAGTCTTGGGGTCGGTATTGCACTGAGCTTTACCTACATCTTATTTATCCAGTTTGCCACGATGTTCTCCTTAAAGGGAGGATTATCTCCATTAATTGCTGTGCTGATCCCCAATGTAATCTTCGGAACACTTTCTATTATCTTGCTGATCAAAGCGCCTAAGTAGGTCTAAAAATGCTTAAAATACGAAATAAGAATATATGGGTCCTCCATTTAACGGTGTTGATATGGGGATTTACAGGGATACTCGGGGTGCTCATTCAGGTATCGTCGATCTACCTCGTATGGTATCGTGTACTCATCGCTTCGCTTTCTCTACTGGTCTACTTTCTTATTCGGCGTAAAAGCCTCTTTGTTACGCGCAAACAACTGCTCCAATATGTGCTTACCGGTGCAATTGTAGGGGCACATTGGATCCTGTTTTTCGAATCCATCAAGACCTCGACCGTATCGATAACACTCGTCTGCCTGTCGTCAGTGACCCTATTTACGGCGGTACTCGAACCCATTTTCAAACGGCAGAAAATATCACCTGTAGACATTCTTGTCGGGCTTGTTATCATTATCGGAATCTACCTTATATTTACCTTTGAAGCCAACTATATTCAAGGCATTATTTACGGTATAATTGCCGCTTTTTTGGCGAGTTGTTTTTCAATTATCAACTCTAAATTAGTTAGCAAAGGCAGCGCGACAACCATCAGTTTTTACGAAATGACCGGTGCATTTTTCTGGATATCGATCTACATGGCCATCACGAACATGTACGATTCGCGTATGAACCTTGCTCCTTCCGACCTGAAATACCTCCTGCTTTTAGGAACAGTCTGCACCGCTACAGCCTATGTTTTAGCAGTCGTTGTCATGAAGGAATTAAGCGCTTTTACGGTGGCTCTTACCACCAATCTGGAACCTGTTTACGGTATCATATTAGCGTGGATTTTCTTTGGCACACAAGAGAAAATGAGCATCGGATTTTATGCTGGAGCTGTCATCGTTTTAGGTACCGTTTTCTCTTATCCTTATGTGAAAAAATGGTATCAAACCCGAAAATATTCCCGTAAAATAGAAGAGTTAAAATCCTGATAAAAACCGATACTTATCCTTTTTTGCCCATTTAACTCGATATGAGCCAACGATGAGGTTTTACATAGAAACTACCGTTCTCTTCAAAATATCGCCTTTAAATGGCTTTAAAATAAGCCGTTTTTTCTAAAAAGAGACAAATTTCAGGAGTTATTCCCTCCAAAAGTACCGACTAAACATTGAGTTCCCACACAACATATACCGAACTAAAAACCTCCCTTAGTGTATAAATCAAGATGCGCAGACATTGGTTTTCTTACCGAAAATCAAACAGATTCCGCACAACACCCAACTACCAGAAAACCATCCTTAAAGCAACAAAAATATCATGCAAACAACTTTAAGATCAACGTTCTTTTTTACACGAAGCACCCGGAAG from Pedobacter indicus carries:
- a CDS encoding LptF/LptG family permease; protein product: MKLTIIDKYIIKKYLGTFVFTMAIFTVVMVIFDISERLDDFLEHKAPLSKIAFEYYAGFIPFYLNFLSPLINFIAVIFFTAKMADQTEIVPILSGGMSFNRFLKPYIISASIIFLVTFVFNLYVIPKTNKLKIGFENVYVKPMDSNTKTSTHMQIDPNTFVYIKSFDNDRKIGYDFILEVFDGQELKSKLIADRISWDSVNTKWNIQNYSIRTIDSLKEEMIKGTSKDTTLDMTPKDFEVYDNIFIAMDLDELNDRIAKEKLRGTGYMTQLLLEKYKRYIYPFSAFILTLMGVALSSRKVRGGIGLSLGVGIALSFTYILFIQFATMFSLKGGLSPLIAVLIPNVIFGTLSIILLIKAPK
- a CDS encoding DMT family transporter, whose amino-acid sequence is MLKIRNKNIWVLHLTVLIWGFTGILGVLIQVSSIYLVWYRVLIASLSLLVYFLIRRKSLFVTRKQLLQYVLTGAIVGAHWILFFESIKTSTVSITLVCLSSVTLFTAVLEPIFKRQKISPVDILVGLVIIIGIYLIFTFEANYIQGIIYGIIAAFLASCFSIINSKLVSKGSATTISFYEMTGAFFWISIYMAITNMYDSRMNLAPSDLKYLLLLGTVCTATAYVLAVVVMKELSAFTVALTTNLEPVYGIILAWIFFGTQEKMSIGFYAGAVIVLGTVFSYPYVKKWYQTRKYSRKIEELKS